The following coding sequences are from one Lolium rigidum isolate FL_2022 chromosome 6, APGP_CSIRO_Lrig_0.1, whole genome shotgun sequence window:
- the LOC124660341 gene encoding noroxomaritidine/norcraugsodine reductase-like — protein sequence MAASIMSREERWSLAGKTALVTGGTKGIGRAIVEELAGFGVRVHTCSRSDADVQERLRGWGADVNTGRLRGRVTASTCDVSVRADREALWAAARAELGGRLDILVNNAGQTFFSEVAGTREEDYARLMATNLESCFHLAQLAHPLLLLSNGGGVVVNVSSIGGILGYPQLSVYSATKAAVNQLTRNLAVEWAPDGIRVNCVAPGGVRSDLLDSSGIQLDAEAAARMWEAESARIPLGRLGEPEEVASLVSFLCMPAASYITGQVMCVDGGRTVAA from the coding sequence ATGGCAGCGAGCATCATGAGCAGGGAGGAGCGTTGGAGCCTGGCGGGCAAGACGGCGCTCGTCACCGGCGGAACCAAGGGGATCGGGCGCGCGATCGTGGAGGAGCTCGCCGGGTTCGGCGTCCGCGTGCACACCTGCTCCCGGAGCGATGCCGACGTGCAGGAGCGGCTGCGAGGGTGGGGCGCCGACGTCAACACGGGGCGCCTGCGCGGGCGCGTCACAGCCTCCACCTGCGACGTCTCCGTGCGCGCCGACAGGGAGGCGCTCTGGGCCGCGGCCCGCGCCGAGCTCGGAGGGAGGCTGGACATCCTCGTCAACAACGCCGGGCAGACCTTCTTCAGCGAAGTGGCAGGGACCAGGGAGGAGGACTACGCCCGCCTCATGGCCACCAACCTCGAGTCCTGCTTCCACCTCGCCCAGCTCGCGCACCCGCTTCTCCTTCTCTCCAACGGCGGAGGAGTGGTGGTGAACGTGTCCTCCATCGGCGGGATTCTCGGCTACCCGCAGCTGTCCGTGTACTCGGCGACCAAGGCGGCCGTGAACCAGCTCACCCGTAACCTCGCCGTCGAGTGGGCGCCCGACGGCATCCGCGTCAACTGCGTCGCGCCTGGAGGCGTCCGGTCGGACCTCCTCGACAGCAGCGGCATCCAGCTTgacgcggaggcggcggcgaggatgtGGGAGGCGGAGAGTGCGCGCATCCCTTTGGGTCGCCTAGGCGAGCCGGAGGAGGTCGCGTCCCTCGTCTCCTTCCTCTGCATGCCTGCAGCGTCCTATATAACTGGGCAGGTCATGTGCGTCGACGGTGGCCGCACCGTCGCCGCCTAA
- the LOC124660346 gene encoding uncharacterized protein LOC124660346, which produces MFFNWKNDYTTASRHRSRWPPSYAHTVEHDYQVLGQARYLSYLVPGQARYHHACLILKSLQILYRALESVGSQLCRWIIMARATDQCWRNSALSRQNSRA; this is translated from the exons atg TTCTTCAACTGGAAGAACGACTACACTACTGCCTCAAGGCATAGAAGTCGGTGGCCTCCGTCGTATGCCCACACCGTCGAGCACGATTACCAGGTACTAGGTCAAGCAAGGTACCTGTCATACCTGGTACCAGGTCAAGCAAG GTATCATCACGCATGTCTGATTTTGAAGTCACTTCAGATACTTTACAGAGCACTTGAGTCTGTAGGGTCCCAATTATGTAGGTGGATAATCATG GCTAGGGCTACAGACCAGTGCTGGCGCAACTCCGCCCTCTCTCGACAGAACTCTCGTGCTTAA